A single window of Desulfobotulus pelophilus DNA harbors:
- the ispF gene encoding 2-C-methyl-D-erythritol 2,4-cyclodiphosphate synthase — translation MHPMNFRTGIGHDTHRFVAGRPLILGGEHLDYPLGLLGHSDADVLTHAICDALLGAAGLGDIGELFPDSDPAYENVCSMELLEQTGNLLFRKKFRIINIDAILFAQEPKISPHKIKMKRNLAKALGLHPDRINIKATTTEGLDAIGRKEGMAATAMVLLWREVERMVCKAD, via the coding sequence ATGCACCCGATGAATTTCCGAACAGGAATTGGTCATGATACTCACCGTTTTGTCGCTGGACGCCCCCTGATTCTCGGTGGTGAACACCTGGATTACCCCCTTGGCCTGCTGGGCCATTCCGATGCCGATGTGCTGACCCATGCCATATGTGACGCCTTGCTGGGCGCTGCGGGACTGGGAGATATAGGTGAACTGTTTCCCGATTCCGACCCGGCTTATGAAAATGTCTGCAGCATGGAGCTTCTTGAACAGACAGGAAATCTTCTTTTCAGGAAAAAGTTCCGTATTATCAATATTGATGCCATTCTTTTTGCCCAGGAACCTAAAATTTCTCCCCATAAAATAAAGATGAAGCGCAATCTGGCGAAAGCCCTTGGTCTTCATCCGGACAGAATCAATATTAAAGCAACGACAACCGAGGGCCTTGATGCCATTGGTAGAAAGGAAGGTATGGCCGCTACGGCCATGGTTCTTCTCTGGCGCGAAGTGGAAAGGATGGTTTGCAAGGCAGACTGA
- a CDS encoding response regulator, which produces MKENIRILIIDDHPLFREGLKSIIVKNKAFELVGEAGSGKDGLRMARELKPDLVIVDISLPDINGIQLTRDLTAASLSLRIIIVSMHAKIDYIAEAFQAGAIGYIAKDSASDRLLQGIETAMRGDYYLDSAISHQVVEKLMQFPVKEAKITDSEYGSLTPREQEVMRLLAEGSSPRDIGDRLYISPKTVENHRANIMKKLNVHSTMDLVRYAARLGLIDVDLWKE; this is translated from the coding sequence TTGAAAGAAAATATTCGTATTCTGATCATTGATGACCATCCTCTTTTCAGAGAGGGGCTTAAATCCATTATAGTAAAAAACAAGGCTTTTGAGCTTGTCGGCGAAGCCGGTTCTGGCAAGGACGGATTGCGCATGGCAAGGGAACTGAAGCCTGATCTGGTTATTGTCGATATATCCCTGCCCGACATTAACGGTATTCAACTCACCCGAGATCTGACAGCAGCCTCCCTTTCCCTCCGTATTATTATCGTATCCATGCATGCCAAAATTGATTATATCGCAGAGGCCTTTCAGGCTGGAGCCATTGGCTATATAGCAAAAGATTCCGCATCGGATCGTCTGCTTCAGGGTATTGAAACAGCCATGCGGGGGGATTATTACCTCGACAGCGCGATTTCCCATCAGGTGGTGGAAAAACTGATGCAGTTTCCCGTCAAAGAAGCCAAAATTACCGATTCTGAATACGGTTCCCTCACTCCAAGAGAACAGGAAGTCATGCGGCTTCTGGCCGAGGGGAGCAGTCCAAGAGATATTGGGGACCGCCTTTATATCAGCCCGAAAACCGTGGAGAATCACCGGGCCAACATAATGAAAAAACTGAATGTCCACTCCACAATGGATTTAGTTCGTTATGCGGCCCGCCTGGGCCTGATTGACGTGGATCTCTGGAAGGAATAG
- a CDS encoding ARMT1-like domain-containing protein — protein MIPPNRQNNVDAVESGEKKAWEAAFYIENHLDHAAYPEEVAAPEQVGFMVHLLPDQRYYPCSEEMYQAIMGKQQSVFLQQRYREVLDRILEVVDVFIENESDREFLKALLQIKFRHETRDELMIPSRLEKRLFRIFLNQTNIVDPYLHEKRQRNDKAAQALKSQAFRDAFDYVDLSSMKKVPVSLGKIRDNLNTLELQRLFLLTGAKDLWLNSGDLLPDCHAFLDIFSQSLRGDVEALFCFLGIRGEPFRCSDGEERKKILWLADEAGEVLMDLKIIRYLARLGHKIVVSFKGEPIFTKVDFADVMEDSTLQEALDGARIVADPEISKNALVEILRKEENIVVISDGTRENVNLLLACTTFARVFKETDAVISRGAEQKRRFFDTRFEFTRPVFNISTQEDGSVEILHKPAHPDVIRFSHFDLERKAKKIIAQMKKARENGMAVMFYSGIIGSIPGKIDEAKRIMTVFIDYLRSRFARTFIINPSQYYEPGMDADDLMYMWEIVQRCGYIDIWRFQTYEDIAETFTILGEKVPPEWVGKDATYSTGCTKEMQIAMDVLAADPEMQLIGPPAEKFMRRRDYGVGKMHDKNL, from the coding sequence ATGATTCCTCCAAACAGGCAAAATAACGTAGATGCCGTAGAAAGCGGAGAAAAAAAGGCGTGGGAAGCAGCCTTTTACATTGAAAATCACTTGGATCATGCTGCCTATCCGGAAGAAGTGGCCGCGCCGGAACAGGTCGGGTTCATGGTCCACCTTCTCCCGGATCAGCGTTACTACCCCTGCTCTGAGGAGATGTATCAGGCTATCATGGGCAAACAGCAGTCCGTTTTTTTGCAACAGCGTTACCGTGAGGTGCTGGATCGGATACTGGAAGTGGTGGATGTCTTCATTGAAAATGAATCAGACAGAGAATTTCTCAAAGCCCTCCTTCAGATTAAGTTTCGCCATGAAACCCGTGATGAACTGATGATTCCCTCCCGTCTGGAAAAACGTCTCTTCCGGATTTTTCTCAACCAGACCAATATCGTTGATCCCTATCTGCACGAAAAACGACAGCGCAATGACAAAGCAGCTCAAGCTCTGAAGTCCCAGGCCTTTCGAGATGCCTTTGACTATGTTGATCTTTCTTCCATGAAAAAAGTGCCGGTTTCCCTTGGCAAAATCCGTGACAACCTGAACACACTGGAACTGCAACGGCTCTTTCTCCTCACGGGGGCAAAGGATTTATGGCTGAACAGTGGGGACTTGCTGCCGGATTGCCATGCCTTTCTTGATATTTTTTCCCAAAGTCTCAGAGGGGATGTGGAGGCTCTTTTCTGTTTTCTGGGAATTCGGGGAGAACCCTTTCGCTGTTCTGACGGTGAGGAGCGAAAAAAAATTCTCTGGCTGGCGGATGAAGCCGGAGAGGTTCTGATGGATCTGAAAATTATTCGATATCTTGCCCGTCTGGGTCATAAAATTGTGGTCAGTTTTAAAGGCGAACCGATTTTTACCAAGGTGGATTTTGCGGATGTGATGGAAGACAGTACTCTGCAGGAGGCCTTGGATGGTGCCCGCATCGTGGCCGACCCGGAGATCAGCAAAAATGCCCTGGTTGAAATTTTACGAAAAGAAGAAAATATTGTTGTCATTTCCGATGGTACCCGGGAAAATGTCAACCTTCTGCTGGCCTGCACTACCTTTGCCAGGGTTTTTAAAGAAACGGATGCGGTTATTTCCAGGGGGGCAGAGCAGAAACGTCGTTTTTTTGATACCCGCTTTGAGTTTACAAGACCCGTTTTCAATATATCGACCCAGGAAGACGGGAGCGTTGAGATTCTCCATAAGCCAGCCCATCCTGATGTCATCCGATTTTCCCACTTTGATCTGGAGCGCAAAGCGAAAAAAATCATTGCCCAGATGAAAAAAGCCCGTGAAAACGGCATGGCTGTGATGTTTTACAGCGGGATTATCGGTTCCATACCCGGTAAAATTGATGAAGCCAAGCGCATTATGACAGTTTTTATTGATTATCTCCGCAGTCGTTTTGCCCGCACCTTTATCATCAATCCGTCACAGTATTACGAGCCCGGCATGGACGCCGATGATCTCATGTATATGTGGGAAATTGTACAGCGTTGTGGATATATTGACATCTGGCGGTTTCAGACCTACGAGGACATAGCCGAAACCTTCACCATTTTAGGTGAAAAAGTACCTCCGGAGTGGGTAGGTAAGGATGCTACGTATTCTACGGGCTGTACAAAAGAAATGCAGATTGCCATGGATGTTCTTGCCGCTGACCCGGAAATGCAGCTGATCGGTCCGCCAGCGGAAAAATTTATGCGGAGAAGGGATTACGGGGTAGGGAAAATGCATGATAAAAATCTATGA
- the codB gene encoding cytosine permease, which translates to MENPMQKDNDFALAHVADSHRKGFWSMLVVMMGFTFFSASMWAGGKLGTGLGAWEFFLAVMTGNLLLGAYTALLAAIAARTGLSTHLLARYSFGEKGSFLPSFLLAVTQVGWFGVGVAMFALPVQKVTGWNLHLIILVSGMIMTFTAWFGMRALTVLSFVAVPAIAVLGFFSVGKAFTDFGGMEGWLGLVPAEPMTLFAAIGICVASFISGGTLTPDFTRFARSTKIAVITTLIAFFLGNSLMFLFGAVGAAFYQQADIADVLMQQGMIVWAMVILGLNIWTTNDNALYASGLGLSNITRWPKKILVLINGAVGTLMALYLYNNFVGWLSFLNTMLPAIGGVLIADYYMVRKASYERLEKSSFVTIRPVAVLAWTAGVLAARYIPGIAPLNSVVCAMAVYVAGTSMIAAFSPSTQPKSL; encoded by the coding sequence ATGGAAAATCCTATGCAGAAAGATAACGATTTTGCCCTCGCCCATGTGGCCGATTCCCACAGGAAAGGCTTCTGGTCCATGCTTGTGGTCATGATGGGCTTCACCTTTTTTTCCGCCAGCATGTGGGCTGGAGGAAAGCTGGGCACAGGCCTTGGCGCATGGGAGTTTTTTCTTGCCGTGATGACGGGCAACCTCCTTCTCGGAGCCTATACTGCCCTGCTGGCTGCCATTGCCGCCCGCACGGGGCTATCCACCCACCTTCTTGCCCGTTATTCTTTTGGAGAAAAAGGTTCCTTTCTGCCGTCCTTTCTGCTTGCCGTCACTCAGGTCGGATGGTTTGGGGTAGGGGTTGCCATGTTTGCCCTTCCTGTCCAGAAAGTGACGGGGTGGAATCTTCATCTCATTATTCTTGTTTCCGGCATGATTATGACCTTTACCGCATGGTTTGGCATGCGTGCGCTGACAGTTTTGAGCTTCGTGGCCGTGCCGGCCATTGCCGTCCTCGGCTTTTTTTCCGTTGGAAAAGCCTTTACGGATTTCGGTGGCATGGAAGGATGGCTGGGACTCGTGCCTGCCGAACCCATGACTCTTTTTGCGGCCATTGGAATCTGTGTGGCTTCTTTTATCAGCGGAGGAACCCTGACACCGGACTTCACCCGTTTTGCCCGATCAACCAAAATAGCTGTGATCACAACCCTGATCGCTTTTTTTCTTGGCAACAGCCTGATGTTTCTTTTCGGAGCCGTTGGTGCGGCCTTCTACCAGCAAGCCGACATAGCCGATGTGCTGATGCAGCAGGGAATGATTGTCTGGGCGATGGTAATCCTTGGCCTCAATATCTGGACGACCAATGACAATGCCCTTTATGCTTCAGGGCTGGGTTTATCCAATATCACCCGTTGGCCCAAAAAAATACTTGTTCTGATCAATGGAGCCGTGGGTACTCTCATGGCTCTTTATCTTTACAATAATTTTGTTGGCTGGCTGTCGTTTCTGAATACCATGCTGCCCGCCATAGGTGGGGTTCTCATTGCAGATTATTATATGGTAAGAAAAGCGAGCTACGAAAGGCTCGAAAAAAGCTCCTTTGTCACTATCCGGCCCGTAGCTGTTCTGGCTTGGACAGCGGGTGTTCTGGCTGCCCGCTATATTCCCGGTATAGCACCTCTGAACAGTGTGGTCTGCGCCATGGCCGTTTATGTGGCGGGGACATCCATGATTGCAGCCTTTTCTCCATCCACTCAACCCAAAAGTCTATAG